The Thiothrix subterranea genome has a segment encoding these proteins:
- a CDS encoding aspartate-semialdehyde dehydrogenase: MAKTYNVAVVGTGSLVGEAILDLLAKRKFPIGKIYALEFATDGEQYVDFGNKTLDIESVEDFDFSSVQLALFASTETVAADYVPKAVAAGCLVIDDSACFRFDADVPLVVPEVNPAAIAGYKQRGIIANPGSMVSQMLVALKPLHDAADITRINVATYQAVSGTGRAGINELAHQTAQLLNARPVEPELYAKQIAFNLFPHIGAFQENGYTWEEMKMVQETRKIMGLPELGVNPTAVRVPVFFGHAAAIHIETQRKLTAAEATALLSQAAGVEVLDERQDGGYPTPVTEAVNSDVVYVSRIREDISCTSGLDLWVVADNVRKGAALNSVQIAEILVRDYI, translated from the coding sequence ATGGCAAAGACTTATAATGTAGCAGTTGTTGGAACCGGCAGTCTGGTTGGCGAAGCCATACTGGACTTGCTGGCAAAGCGTAAATTTCCAATTGGCAAAATATATGCACTGGAATTTGCCACCGATGGCGAACAATACGTCGATTTCGGCAATAAAACGCTGGATATTGAATCAGTCGAAGATTTCGATTTTTCCAGCGTGCAATTGGCGTTATTTGCCAGCACTGAAACGGTAGCGGCGGATTATGTGCCAAAAGCAGTCGCCGCTGGTTGCCTTGTTATTGATGACAGCGCCTGTTTTCGCTTTGATGCGGATGTACCGTTGGTCGTACCAGAGGTGAATCCAGCCGCGATTGCGGGGTATAAGCAACGCGGGATTATTGCGAATCCCGGCAGTATGGTGAGCCAAATGCTGGTGGCCTTAAAACCCTTGCATGATGCTGCTGACATTACCCGCATTAACGTGGCGACGTATCAGGCAGTTTCCGGCACGGGGCGTGCAGGTATTAATGAGTTGGCGCATCAAACCGCGCAATTACTCAACGCCCGTCCGGTTGAACCGGAGCTGTACGCCAAACAAATTGCCTTTAATCTCTTCCCGCACATTGGCGCGTTTCAGGAAAACGGCTATACCTGGGAAGAAATGAAAATGGTGCAGGAAACCCGTAAAATCATGGGTTTGCCGGAGCTTGGGGTGAATCCAACAGCGGTGCGTGTACCCGTGTTTTTTGGTCATGCAGCGGCTATTCATATTGAAACGCAGCGCAAGCTGACGGCGGCTGAAGCAACCGCGTTGTTAAGTCAAGCGGCTGGCGTTGAAGTGTTGGATGAACGTCAAGATGGTGGTTATCCAACCCCTGTCACCGAGGCCGTTAATAGCGATGTGGTTTATGTTAGCCGTATCCGTGAAGATATTTCGTGCACGTCTGGTTTAGATTTATGGGTGGTTGCTGATAATGTCCGTAAAGGTGCTGCGTTAAATAGTGTGCAAATTGCCGAAATATTAGTACGCGATTATATATAG
- the leuB gene encoding 3-isopropylmalate dehydrogenase: MTHKILVLPGDGIGPEIVAEAVKVLNVFTAEGNLSVELEYANIGGIAYDKEGQPYPDSTRALAQKADAILLGAVGGPQYDALDRPLRPERGLLAIRADLGLFANLRPAILYEELASASTLKPEVVAGLDIMIVRELTGGIYFGQPRGIRVLENGERQGFNSATYTESEIERIARVGFETAMKRNKRLCSVDKANVLEVCELWREIVEKVGKEYPEVELSHMYVDNAAMQLVRAPKQFDVIVTSNLFGDVLSDAAAMLTGSIGMLPSASLNSSACGLYEPIHGSAPDIAGKGIANPLATILSVAMLLRYSLNRPELAERIEAAVKTVLASGVRTGDIYTEGCQNIGTAAMGDAVVAALQG, translated from the coding sequence ATGACACACAAAATTTTAGTATTGCCCGGTGACGGCATTGGCCCGGAAATCGTGGCAGAAGCGGTTAAAGTCCTCAACGTGTTCACCGCTGAAGGCAATCTGTCGGTAGAGCTGGAATACGCCAATATCGGCGGGATCGCTTACGACAAAGAAGGGCAACCGTACCCGGATTCTACCCGTGCGTTGGCACAAAAAGCCGATGCGATTTTGCTCGGTGCAGTCGGTGGTCCTCAATACGACGCACTGGATCGCCCGTTGCGCCCCGAACGCGGTTTGCTGGCAATTCGTGCCGACTTGGGTTTGTTTGCCAACCTGCGCCCCGCGATTCTGTACGAAGAACTCGCATCCGCGTCCACCCTGAAACCCGAAGTGGTGGCAGGTCTGGACATTATGATTGTGCGCGAATTGACCGGCGGCATCTACTTCGGTCAACCACGCGGCATCCGCGTGCTGGAAAACGGAGAACGCCAAGGCTTCAATTCTGCGACTTACACCGAATCCGAAATCGAGCGTATTGCCCGCGTCGGCTTTGAAACTGCCATGAAGCGCAACAAGCGTTTGTGTTCCGTTGACAAAGCCAACGTGCTGGAAGTCTGCGAACTGTGGCGCGAAATCGTCGAAAAGGTTGGCAAGGAATACCCTGAAGTTGAACTCAGCCACATGTACGTCGATAACGCGGCGATGCAATTGGTACGTGCGCCCAAGCAATTCGACGTTATCGTGACCAGCAACCTATTCGGTGATGTGCTGTCGGATGCGGCGGCGATGCTGACCGGCTCTATCGGCATGTTGCCGTCTGCCTCCCTGAATTCGTCTGCGTGCGGCTTGTACGAACCGATCCACGGTTCAGCGCCCGACATCGCAGGCAAAGGCATTGCCAACCCGTTGGCAACCATTCTGTCCGTAGCAATGTTGCTGCGTTACAGCCTCAATCGTCCAGAACTGGCTGAACGCATCGAAGCGGCAGTGAAAACAGTGCTGGCATCAGGCGTGCGCACTGGCGACATTTATACCGAGGGTTGCCAAAACATTGGCACGGCGGCAATGGGTGACGCGGTTGTTGCAGCTTTACAAGGGTAA
- the leuD gene encoding 3-isopropylmalate dehydratase small subunit has translation MEKFTVHTGLVIPLDRSNVDTDAIIPKQYLKSIQRTGFGPTLFDDWRYLEPGEPGMDHSKRTPNPDFVLNAPRYAGASVLLARENFGCGSSREHAVWALTDYGIRAVIAPSYADIFFNNSFKNGLLPLTLPAEVIDQLFVEAQATEGYQLTVNLAEQQVVTPSGAAFAFSIDEFRKYCLLNGLDDIGLTLQHADDIRAYEAKRKQVAPWLF, from the coding sequence ATGGAAAAATTTACTGTACACACCGGCTTGGTTATTCCACTGGATCGTTCTAACGTCGATACCGACGCGATTATTCCCAAGCAATATTTGAAATCCATCCAGCGTACCGGCTTTGGTCCCACGCTATTTGACGACTGGCGTTACCTTGAACCGGGTGAACCGGGCATGGATCACAGCAAACGCACCCCGAATCCCGATTTCGTGCTGAATGCGCCGCGTTACGCAGGTGCTTCCGTGCTGTTGGCGCGTGAAAACTTCGGCTGTGGTTCGTCGCGGGAACACGCGGTGTGGGCGTTGACCGATTACGGCATTCGGGCGGTGATTGCGCCGAGTTACGCGGATATTTTCTTCAACAACAGCTTCAAGAATGGCTTGTTGCCGTTGACCTTGCCTGCTGAAGTGATTGATCAGTTGTTCGTTGAGGCGCAAGCCACCGAAGGCTATCAACTCACTGTGAATCTGGCAGAGCAGCAAGTGGTCACGCCGAGCGGTGCAGCGTTTGCGTTCAGCATTGACGAGTTCCGCAAATATTGCCTGCTGAACGGGCTGGATGATATTGGGCTGACGTTGCAACACGCTGATGATATTCGGGCGTATGAAGCAAAGCGTAAGCAAGTCGCGCCTTGGTTATTTTAA